Proteins encoded by one window of Vigna radiata var. radiata cultivar VC1973A chromosome 5, Vradiata_ver6, whole genome shotgun sequence:
- the LOC106762308 gene encoding probable boron transporter 2, producing the protein MEETFVPFRGIKNDLKARITCYRQDWSSGFQAGIRILAPTTYIFFASAIPVISFGEQLERNTDGTLTAVQTLASTALCGVIHSIIGGQPLLILGVAEPTVLMYTFMYNFAKDREDLGHKLFLPWTGWVCVWTALLLFLLAILGACSIINRFTRVAGELFGLLIAMLFMQQAIKGLVEEFGVPKNQREGTNQIALQSSWLFGNGMFALVLSFGLLFSGLQSRKARSWRYGSGWLRGFIADYGVPLMVLIWTAVSYIPVNKVPRGVPRRLFSPNPWSPGAYSNWTVVKEMLNVPILYIIGAFIPATMIAVLYYFDHSVASQLAQQKEFNLRKPSSYHYDLLLLGFLTILCGLIGIPPSNGVIPQSPMHTKSLATLKHQLLRNKLVSTARKSMRRNVNLSQLYQNMKEAYDEMQTPLVPQMPPTLGLKELKESTIELASSHGYIDAPVDEVVFDVNKDVDDLLPVEVKEQRLSNLLQALMVGACVAAMPLLKKIPTSVLWGYFAFMAIESLPGNQFWERILYLFTAPSRRYKLLEEYHATFVETVPFKTVAMFTVFQTVYLLLCFGLTWIPIAGVLFPLLIMLLVPVRQYCLPKFFKGAHLQELDAAAYEEAPAIAFNMSFEGPGGQAPAVNISGGEILDEVITRSRGEIRRTQSPKTTSSTPTSTGDIRPASSPRIGRSIPSPRVTELRGESSLRPSGKEIKLTQTPSPRSPVLGKVTKGSPSS; encoded by the exons ATGGAGGAAACATTTGTTCCCTTCCGTGGGATTAAGAATGACCTCAAAGCAAGAATAACATGCTACAGACAAGATTGGAGCAGTGGATTCCAAGCAGGAATCAG GATCCTTGCCCCAACTACATACATATTTTTTGCTTCTGCAATTCCTGTTATTTCTTTTGGCGAGCAACTCGAGAGAAATACTG ATGGAACTCTCACTGCTGTGCAAACTCTTGCATCAACTGCACTCTGTGGAGTTATCCACTCAATCATTGGAGGCCAGCCTCTGCTCATACTCGGCGTAGCGGAGCCAACAGTTCTGATGTACACATTCATGTATAACTTTGCTAAGGATCGTGAGGATTTGGGACACAAACTATTCCTACCTTGGACTGGATG GGTGTGTGTTTGGACTGCTCTGTTGCTTTTCTTGCTGGCCATTCTTGGTGCATGCTCCATAATCAATAGATTCACACGTGTTGCTGGCGAATTATTTGGTCTGTTAATTGCAATGCTCTTTATGCAGCAGGCTATAAAG GGACTTGTGGAAGAGTTTGGTGTGCCTAAGAACCAGAGAGAAGGTACCAATCAGATTGCCCTCCAGTCATCTTGGTTGTTTGGCAATGGAATGTTTGCTTTGGTTTTGTCATTTGGTCTTCTTTTTAGTGGTCTACAAAGCCGCAAAGCTAGATCCTGGCGTTACGGATCAG GTTGGCTACGGGGATTCATAGCTGATTATGGAGTTCCTCTAATGGTTCTGATATGGACTGCTGTGTCTTACATACCAGTCAATAAGGTTCCAAGGGGAGTCCCTAGGCGACTTTTCAGTCCAAATCCATGGTCTCCTGGTGCATACTCAAATTGGACTGTTGTCAAG GAAATGTTGAATGTGCCCATCCTGTATATTATTGGAGCATTTATACCAGCAACTATGATTGCTGTGCTTTACTACTTCGATCACAGTGTTGCGTCACAACTTGCTCAGCAGAAGGAGTTCAATCTAAGAAAACCGTCATCTTATCATTATGATTTGCTGCTCTTGGGATTTTTg ACCATATTGTGTGGGCTTATTGGAATCCCTCCTTCTAATGGTGTGATTCCTCAATCTCCAATGCACACGAAGAGCTTAGCTACTCTAAAACATCAG CTTTTACGGAATAAGCTTGTATCTACTGCACGAAAAAGCATGAGGAGGAATGTTAACTTGAGCCAGTTGTACCAAAATATGAAAGAAGCATATGATGAAATGCAGACTCCATTGGTTCCCCAAATGCCACCTACCTTG GGGCTGAAAGAACTGAAGGAGTCTACTATTGAACTGGCTTCAAGTCATGGATATATTGATGCCCCTGTTGATGAGGTTGTCTTTGATGTGAATAAGGATGTTGATGACCTTTTGCCAGTTGAAGTTAAAGAGCAACGTCTAAGCAATCTGCTTCAGGCATTGATGGTTGGAGCTTGTGTTGCTGCTATGCCCCTTTTGAAGAAGATACCCACTTCAGTGCTTTGGGGCTACTTTGCCTTTATGGCCATTGAAAGCCTACCAGGAAATCAGTTTTGGGAGCGAATCTTGTATCTTTTCACTGCCCCAAGTCGAAGATACAA ACTGCTGGAGGAATACCATGCCACCTTTGTTGAGACCGTTCCCTTCAAAACAGTTGCCATGTTTACTGTGTTCCAGACAGTGTACTTGCTTCTCTGCTTTGGCTTAACCTGGATACCAATTGCTGGGGTCCTTTTCCCACTGTTAATCATGCTTCTTGTCCCAGTACGGCAATATTGCCTTCCAAAGTTTTTCAAAGGTGCCCATCTTCAAGAGCTGGATGCAGCAGCATATGAAGAAGCACCTGCCATTGCTTTCAACATGTCCTTTGAA GGTCCAGGTGGACAAGCACCAGCAGTAAATATTAGTGGTGGGGAAATTCTTGATGAAGTTATTACTCGAAGTCGTGGAGAGATTCGACGCACACAAAGCCCGAAAACAACAAGTTCAACACCAACTTCAACCGGAGATATAAGACCAGCTAGTAGCCCTCGGATAGGAAGAAGCATTCCCAGCCCTCGAGTGACTGAATTGAGAGGGGAAAGCAGTCTGAGACCATCTGGGAAGGAGATCAAGTTAACACAAACACCTAGTCCACGCTCACCAGTTCTTGGAAAAGTTACCAAAGGTTCACCTTCAAGCTAA
- the LOC106760247 gene encoding transcription factor MYB98-like: protein MDIETLLKETFLPQPLQESCMKDMIPLGNPSLQECLQDFHQIDQFHFNVPSSNNSIIQTPTFDAFDNFTFTGSSPALDYESKPFTDNFLYGNYNLILPQRNVELDMMVTDQSFLPFTPQEIKPSNVVLPDQVSMNYYKTIGVNKNNKSYPTTPRTYKVRKKSNTVKGHWTIEEDGLLIQLVEQYGLRKWSHIAKLLPGRIGKQCRERWHNHLRPDIKKDTWNSEEDKILIEAHAEVGNKWAEIAKRLPGRTENSIKNHWNATKRRQYSKRKCRSKYPRGTLLQEYIKSLNLDKNPPIDYRRKSAVNNAIKTSTSKSTAPALPQTASQFSAIESMAPDAVPCVPFRDNNEGKFQCDPMMEGMQHCEYGGIECFAAVNGDENHAETDMQPEMLEVEVKKELDLVEMISQINSETFHV, encoded by the exons ATGGATATTGAGACACTGCTCAAAGAAACCTTTCTCCCACAGCCCTTACAAGAAAGCTGTATGAAAGATATGATTCCTTTGGGAAATCCTTCATTGCAAGAATGCTTGCAAGATTTTCACCAAATTGATCAGTTTCACTTCAATGTGCCCTCATCCAATAATTCAATAATCCAGACCCCAACTTTTGATGCTTTTGACAATTTCACCTTTACAGGTTCATCACCTGCTTTAGATTACGAGAGCAAGCCTTTTACTGATAATTTCCTTTATGGAAATTATAACTTGATTCTCCCTCAAAGGAATGTTGAACTAGATATGATGGTTACAGATCAAAGCTTTTTGCCTTTTACTCCTCAAGAAATCAAACCCTCCAATGTTGTTTTGCCAGATCAAGTTTCGATGAATTATTACAAAACAATTGGcgttaacaaaaataataaatcctaTCCAACCACTCCAAGAACGTACAAAGTTCGCAAGAAGTCCAACACAGTAAAGGGGCATTGGACAATAGAAGAAGATGG ATTATTGATTCAACTGGTGGAACAATACGGATTGAGGAAGTGGTCTCATATTGCTAAGCTACTGCCTGGAAGAATTGGAAAACAGTGCAGAGAGAGATGGCATAACCATCTAAGGCCTGATATTaag AAGGACACATGGAATAGTGAAGAGGATAAAATACTGATAGAAGCTCATGCTGAGGTAGGAAACAAATGGGCAGAGATTGCGAAAAGGTTGCCTGGAAGAACTGAGAACTCAATCAAAAACCACTGGAATGCAACCAAGAGAAGGCAATATTCCAAAAGAAAGTGCAGATCCAAGTACCCCAGAGGCACTCTTCTGCAAGAGTATATCAAGAGCTTGAACTTAGACAAGAACCCTCCAATAGATTATAGGAGAAAATCTGCTGTGAACAATGCTATCAAAACCAGCACAAGCAAATCCACTGCACCTGCTTTGCCCCAGACTGCTTCTCAATTTTCTGCCATTGAAAGCATGGCACCAG ATGCTGTGCCTTGTGTTCCTTTCAGGGATAACAATGAAGGAAAATTTCAATGTGATCCTATGATGGAGGGAATGCAGCATTGCGAATATGGAGGAATAGAGTGTTTTGCAGCTGTTAATGGAGATGAGAATCATGCTGAGACTGATATGCAACCAGAGATGCTGGAAGTTGAAGTTAAGAAGGAGCTGGATTTGGTTGAGATGATCTCTCAGATTAATAGTGAAACTTTTCATGTTTAA